In Planococcus versutus, the DNA window GCCAATCACAAGGTGGCGGAGGCGGCGGCCGTGTGATGAACTTTGGTAAAAGTAAAGCGAAGTTATATGATGATGAAAAACAAAAAGTTCGCTTTAACGATGTAGCTGGAGCGGATGAAGAAAAACAAGAACTGATCGAAGTTGTTGATTTCTTGAAAGATCCAAGCAGATTCGCTGCAATTGGCGCTCGTATTCCAAAAGGGATTTTGCTAGTTGGACCTCCGGGTACTGGTAAAACCTTGTTAGCTCGTGCTGTAGCTGGAGAAGCGGGTGTGCCTTTCTTCTCTATCAGTGGTTCAGATTTCGTCGAGATGTTTGTCGGTGTCGGAGCTTCACGAGTTCGCGATTTGTTTGAAAATGCTAAGAAAAACGCACCTTGTATCATTTTCATCGATGAAATCGACGCAGTCGGACGCCAACGTGGTGCCGGTCTTGGTGGTGGACACGATGAACGTGAACAAACATTGAACCAACTATTAGTTGAAATGGATGGCTTTGGTGTAAACGAAGGCGTTATCATTATTGCCGCAACAAACCGTCCAGATATTCTGGATCCGGCTTTGCTTCGTCCAGGACGTTTTGACCGTCAGATTACTGTAGGTCGTCCGGATGTTAAAGGTCGCGAAGAAGTTCTGAAAGTTCATGCGCGCAATAAACCACTCGATGAAAACGTTGATTTGAAAGCAATCGCTCAGCGTACTCCTGGATTTTCGGGTGCTGACTTAGAAAACTTACTAAACGAAGCTGCACTTGTTGCAGCTCGTCGCAGTAAACTGAAAATCGATATGTCCGATCTTGACGAAGCGTCTGACCGTGTTATTGCAGGTCCTGCTAAGAAAAATCGCGTCATTTCGAAAAAAGAACGCAACATCGTGGCGTTCCACGAAGCAGGTCACACAGTTATTGGCTTAACGCTTGATGATGCTGAAACAGTTCACAAAGTAACAATCGTTCCTCGCGGACAAGCTGGCGGTTATGCGGTCATGCTACCAAAAGAAGATCGTTACTTTATGACGAAACCAGAATTGCTTGATAAGATTGCCGGTTTACTGGGTGGACGTGTGTCTGAAGATATCATGTTCGGCGAAGTATCAACGGGTGCTCATAATGATTTCCAACGTGCAACAGCTATTGCTCGTAGCATGGTAACGGAATACGGAATGAGTGATAAAATCGGTCCTGTCCAATTCGGTACAGCACAAGGCGGTAACGTATTCTTAGGACGCGACTTTAATTCTGAACAAAGCTATTCGGATGCTATCGCCTTTGAAATTGATCAAGAAATGCAACGTATCATTAAAGAACAATATATTCGCACAAAAGAAATTTTGACTGAGAAGAAAGAACTTCTTGAATTGATTGCGACTACATTGCTTGAAGTGGAAACTCTAGATGCAGGTCAAATCCTTCATTTGAAAGAACATGGTACACTTCCTGAACGTGATTACGAAACATTAAATGGTGATTTCGGAGATGAAAGCAAACCTGATTTGAAAAAAGACAGTGACGTTTCAGAAGCGGTTGGTGCACCATCCGATCCTTCATCAGGAGACTTGCCGTCAGAACAACCTCAAACAGATTATGTCGGAGATTCGATTGAAGAAAAACGTAAATAATGTAAAATAAAAAAGCTGGTTGCTTATCCTCTTTCAAAGGAGGAAAGCGGTCAGCTTTTTGCTTTCTTCAAATTTGTGGTATGATATTTTGGAAAAACGTCAATAAGTGAGGTCGAATTATGATATTAGTATTGGATGCTGGAAATACGAGCATAGTCCTTGGTGTCTACGATCAGGACCAATTAATGTACCATTGGCGCATGGAAACGCTTCGTCATAAAACGGAAGATGAGTACGGGATGCAAATCAAAGCGTTTCTTCAAGACGTCGAGTTAGGTTTTGCGTCAATAAATGGAATTATCCTGTCTTCTGTTGTGCCACCCATTATTTCCACCCTTGAGCGAATGTGCGAAAAGTATTTTCAGGAAAAGCCGATGATTGTGGGACCGGGTGTTAAAACAGGGTTAAATATTAAATACGATAACCCGCGTGAAGTAGGTGCAGATCGAATTGTCAATGCCGTTGCAGCTATTCATGAATACAACAGTCCGTTAATTGTCGTAGACTTTGGCACAGCCAATACCTTTTGTTATATTAATGAAAAACAACAATACATGGGTGGAGCTATTGCACCAGGCATCAATATTTCAACAGAAGCGCTTTACGCGCGTGCAGCTAAATTGCCTCGTATTGAACTCACGACGCCAGAACAGGTAGTTGGAAAGAACACGATTTCGGCTATGCAAGCTGGCATTGTTTACGGATATGTCGGTCAAGTAGAAGGAATTGTAGCAAGAATGAAAAAAACAAGTAAAGAACAGCCGACGGTTATTGCAACTGGAGGATTGTCTTCTTTAATTGCTAGCGAAACTACGATTATTGACCATGTAGATCCTTTGTTAACATTAAAAGGACTGCATTTAATTTATAAACGCAATCAAGCGTAAAGAAAGGGACGATAGATGTGTCAGATTATTTAGTTCGTGGCCTTGGGTTTAATGGAAGTGTCCGGGCATTTGCAGTAGATAGCACGAAGACAGTAGGAGAAGCGCAACGTCGTCATATGATGTGGCCGACAGCTTCGGCAGCTTTAGGACGAGCAATGACAGGTGGCGTTATGCTCGGAGCGATGCTAAAGGGTGAAGATAAAGTAACCATTAAGTTTGAAGGCGGCGGACCAGTTGGCGTTTTGTTAGTAGACAGCAATGCAAAAGGTGGCGTTCGTGGGTATGTTTCGAATCCTCAAACCCACTTTGAGTTAAACCAACAAGGGAAATTAGATGTCCGTCGTGCCGTGGGTACGACGGGGATGATGTCAGTTGTAAAAGACTTAGGTATGCGTGATAATTTTACAGGGCAAACACCAATTGTCTCAGGAGAAATCGCAGAAGATTTCACATATTACTTTGCTACGTCTGAGCAAGTACCTTCGTCAGTTGGACTAGGTGTCTTAGTAGACACAGACAACTCAATTTTGGCAGCGGGCGGATTTATCATTCAATTAATGCCAAACATTGATGATGAAACCATTACACAAATTGAAGAACATCTTGCGGGTATTGAGCCTGTCTCGCACATGATTCAACGCGGATTATCACCAGAACAGATTCTTGAAGCAGTACTTGGAGAAGGAAATGTCCAAATTCTTGATAAAATGCCGGTGAATTTTGAATGTAATTGTTCTAAAGATCGTTTTGCTACAGCGATTTTAGGACTTGGAAAAAAAGAAATTCAAGACATGATCGACGAAGACGGGATGGCAGAAGCGCAATGTCATTTTTGCTTAGAGACATATCATTATTCTAAAGAGGAATTAGAGTCCTTTATCAATGAGCTCCAGTTATAATAATCGGCGACCTGTGCCATCGGCAGGTACAGAAAAGCCTAAAAGACATTTAAAGACGAAACCGGTGTTGGTTATCATTGGGGCATTAATAGTAGTTAATCTGTTGTGGTTTGTTGCTTGGTTGATACCAAATGATGCAGGCAAAGCAGAAAAAGTGGCTTCTGTTAGTGGAGAGGCAATTACACGAGAAGAGTGGCTTGCTACTATGGAAGAGCAGCATGGCCGCGAAGCTTTACTTGAGCTAGTCAATGAAAAAGTTATGGCGACAGCAGCTAAAGACTATGAAATCACAGTAAGCGATAACGAAATCGATTTAGAGTTGGCGCTGTTACGCTCGTCACGTGATGGCACAGAATCAGTATTATATGCAGCTGATGAGACGCGTCAACGCGAAAGAGTAAAAGCGCAATTAATATTGGAAAAAGTATTAACAAAAGATATAGTCATTGAAGAAAATGAAATTAAAGCGTTTTATGATGATAACGAGTCACTTTACGATGTTAAAGATTCGTACCGTACGCATATAATAGTCTTGAATTCCTCAGCAGAAGCAGAAGAAACTATTGAAGAACTTGAAAAAGGTTCTTCCTTTGAAGCGACAGCTCGCGAACGTTCAATCGATAATGCTACAGGAAATCTGGGCGGGGACATCGGTTACATTACCAATGGTGAACCGGGTGTAGATGCTAATATTGCAAAAGCGGTTACAAAAGTAGAGGTCGGCGGGTGGTCTTCGCCATTGCCACTAGAGAACGGTAAAACAGCTGTTATTTCTGTAACAGAAAAAATAAATGGCCAGACATTTTCGTATAAAGATGTAGCTGGACATATCAGTCGGGAGCTAGCACTTGAACAATTACCGCAATCCGTCACGCCTGAAGCATTTTGGCAAGAGTTTGATGCGGAATGGTTTTATGGAGAATAAGAAGATGAAGACGTTTCATGGCGAAGCGTCTTTTTTTCATGAGTTCGCGCTATTTGACAAACTACTTGCCATATTGATAACATTAACTCTATTAAAGTCGACAAATTTACTAGGGATTAGGAGTGTTGAGAAATGGCGCGTATAGGAAATTCAATAACTGAATTGATCGGGCAAACACCAATTGTAAAGCTAAATCGGTTAACAGGTTCTGAAGATGCAGACGTGTATTTGAAATTGGAATACTTTAACCCAGGCAGCAGTGTCAAAGACAGAATTGCACTTGCTATGATTGAAGCGGCCGAAAAGTCTGGAGATTTAAAAGAAGGCGATACGATTATTGAACCAACAAGTGGCAACACAGGAATTGGTTTAGCGATGATTGCAGCAGCAAAAGGCTATAAATCTGTTTTAGTAATGCCGGAGACGATGAGTATGGAGCGACGTACTTTGCTACGTGCTTACGGAGCAGAATTGATTTTGACGCCAGGTCCAGATGGTATGAATGGTCCAAACGGTGCGATTAAAACAGCTGAAAAAAATGCAACTGAAAATGGATGGTACATGCCACAACAGTTTAATAACGAAGCAAACCCAGAGGTGCATCGTTTGACAACTGGCCCAGAGATAATCGAAACAATGGGCGATCAATTAGATGCATTTATTTCAGGTATTGGTACAGGGGGAACTATCACAGGCGCTGGTCAAGCCCTCAAAGAAAAATATCCTGAAATCAGCATAGTGGCAGTAGAGCCTACTGATTCAGCAGTTTTATCAGGTGGCAAGCCAGGACCTCATAAAATCCAAGGAATTGGAGCGGGATTTGTACCTGAAGTATTAGATACTAAAATTTATGACGAGATCATTCAAGTAACCAATGATCAATCTTATGAGACAGCACGACGTGCAGCACGCGAAGAAGGCATTCTTGGAGGGGTATCTTCAGGTGCAGCCATTTATGCAGCACTTCAAGTTGCGAAACGGTTAGGTAAAGGCAAGAAAGTGCTAGCGATCCTTCCTTCTAACGGAGAACGCTACTTAAGTACACCTCTTTATCAATTTGATGAATCCAATTGAATGATTAAAAAGAGCAGGTATTTTTCCTGCTCTTTTTTTATGGAAACAAATAGTTCAAATAAGGTAAGATGAAGGCACACTTTAATTTGTGAAAAGTCATTACATATTTGAATGTTAGGTGGTGAAAATCTATGCAAATTGATTTTAAAACTAAAACGCTTGTTATGGGCATATTAAACGTCACACCGGATTCTTTTTCTGATGGAGGCAAATACAGTGGCTTGGAACAAGCACTGATTCATGCCGGTCAAATGATTGCAGACGGTGTCGACATCATTGACGTAGGTGGCGAATCCACGCGACCAGGTCATGTGCAAATCTCAGACGAAGAAGAAATTGAGCGGATCGTGCCTGTGATCAAGGCAATACGACAACAGTTTGAGATTTTGATTTCTGTTGATACCTACAAGTCTCTTGTTGCTGAAGCGGCAATTGCTGCAGGTGCTCATATTATTAATGACATTTGGGGAGTTAAATACGACCCAGAGATTGCAAAAGTTGCTGCTAAATGGGATGTGCCTATTATTTTAATGCATAATCGTAACAATGTATCC includes these proteins:
- the folP gene encoding dihydropteroate synthase: MQIDFKTKTLVMGILNVTPDSFSDGGKYSGLEQALIHAGQMIADGVDIIDVGGESTRPGHVQISDEEEIERIVPVIKAIRQQFEILISVDTYKSLVAEAAIAAGAHIINDIWGVKYDPEIAKVAAKWDVPIILMHNRNNVSYSNFQEDVIQDLTESIEFALSAGVPKRNIWLDPGIGFVKSVEQNLQAIRLIERMVEWGYPVLLGSSRKSFIGKILNTKVDGRLEGSLATVCYGITKGCHIVRVHDVKETVRAVRMLDALTGKHPYKEEK
- the hslO gene encoding Hsp33 family molecular chaperone HslO; translation: MSDYLVRGLGFNGSVRAFAVDSTKTVGEAQRRHMMWPTASAALGRAMTGGVMLGAMLKGEDKVTIKFEGGGPVGVLLVDSNAKGGVRGYVSNPQTHFELNQQGKLDVRRAVGTTGMMSVVKDLGMRDNFTGQTPIVSGEIAEDFTYYFATSEQVPSSVGLGVLVDTDNSILAAGGFIIQLMPNIDDETITQIEEHLAGIEPVSHMIQRGLSPEQILEAVLGEGNVQILDKMPVNFECNCSKDRFATAILGLGKKEIQDMIDEDGMAEAQCHFCLETYHYSKEELESFINELQL
- the ftsH gene encoding ATP-dependent zinc metalloprotease FtsH encodes the protein MNRIFRYTIFYLLIFLVIIGILGTFNNSNQPTENIGYNEFLAALEDGKIEEVTIQPDAMVYEVTGKMTGYKEGQSFVTNIPLENEALTAEIDAVAKAQDGVEIEYLKAPQTSGWVSFFTGIIPFIIIFILFFFLLSQSQGGGGGGRVMNFGKSKAKLYDDEKQKVRFNDVAGADEEKQELIEVVDFLKDPSRFAAIGARIPKGILLVGPPGTGKTLLARAVAGEAGVPFFSISGSDFVEMFVGVGASRVRDLFENAKKNAPCIIFIDEIDAVGRQRGAGLGGGHDEREQTLNQLLVEMDGFGVNEGVIIIAATNRPDILDPALLRPGRFDRQITVGRPDVKGREEVLKVHARNKPLDENVDLKAIAQRTPGFSGADLENLLNEAALVAARRSKLKIDMSDLDEASDRVIAGPAKKNRVISKKERNIVAFHEAGHTVIGLTLDDAETVHKVTIVPRGQAGGYAVMLPKEDRYFMTKPELLDKIAGLLGGRVSEDIMFGEVSTGAHNDFQRATAIARSMVTEYGMSDKIGPVQFGTAQGGNVFLGRDFNSEQSYSDAIAFEIDQEMQRIIKEQYIRTKEILTEKKELLELIATTLLEVETLDAGQILHLKEHGTLPERDYETLNGDFGDESKPDLKKDSDVSEAVGAPSDPSSGDLPSEQPQTDYVGDSIEEKRK
- a CDS encoding peptidyl-prolyl cis-trans isomerase, coding for MSSSYNNRRPVPSAGTEKPKRHLKTKPVLVIIGALIVVNLLWFVAWLIPNDAGKAEKVASVSGEAITREEWLATMEEQHGREALLELVNEKVMATAAKDYEITVSDNEIDLELALLRSSRDGTESVLYAADETRQRERVKAQLILEKVLTKDIVIEENEIKAFYDDNESLYDVKDSYRTHIIVLNSSAEAEETIEELEKGSSFEATARERSIDNATGNLGGDIGYITNGEPGVDANIAKAVTKVEVGGWSSPLPLENGKTAVISVTEKINGQTFSYKDVAGHISRELALEQLPQSVTPEAFWQEFDAEWFYGE
- a CDS encoding type III pantothenate kinase, which encodes MILVLDAGNTSIVLGVYDQDQLMYHWRMETLRHKTEDEYGMQIKAFLQDVELGFASINGIILSSVVPPIISTLERMCEKYFQEKPMIVGPGVKTGLNIKYDNPREVGADRIVNAVAAIHEYNSPLIVVDFGTANTFCYINEKQQYMGGAIAPGINISTEALYARAAKLPRIELTTPEQVVGKNTISAMQAGIVYGYVGQVEGIVARMKKTSKEQPTVIATGGLSSLIASETTIIDHVDPLLTLKGLHLIYKRNQA
- the cysK gene encoding cysteine synthase A → MARIGNSITELIGQTPIVKLNRLTGSEDADVYLKLEYFNPGSSVKDRIALAMIEAAEKSGDLKEGDTIIEPTSGNTGIGLAMIAAAKGYKSVLVMPETMSMERRTLLRAYGAELILTPGPDGMNGPNGAIKTAEKNATENGWYMPQQFNNEANPEVHRLTTGPEIIETMGDQLDAFISGIGTGGTITGAGQALKEKYPEISIVAVEPTDSAVLSGGKPGPHKIQGIGAGFVPEVLDTKIYDEIIQVTNDQSYETARRAAREEGILGGVSSGAAIYAALQVAKRLGKGKKVLAILPSNGERYLSTPLYQFDESN